AAGAATTGACTACTGATTTTGGGTCTTACAAAGCTTGCCACTAGAGCCGAAATTACTTGCTTATAAAATTTTAAAATTTGATAGAGTTTTAACCGCATTCAGTGCGCCAGCACTATTGCGTGCACTTTGAGCGTGTTAAGGGATTGGGGGGATATAAAGTGGGATAAAGGAGGCGACTTCGTGTCTGCCATGCAGTTGCGAGCTTGCGAAGCAAAATTCAAGCCCCTTTGTCCCCCTTTAGATAAAACAAATTTGTAAATTTCGTCATCTATGTGCAAATTTTAAATTTCATTCACTCACAAGAATTGGCTATTAAAATTTGATGAAATTTAACAAAACCGTATGTAGCGCAAAATACTACCATATGCACCTTTTTACCTAGCTTCTACCTTTGGCATCTGAAGCATAAAATTTCTAGCTTCACTTAAAAGTACAGGCTTAAGCCCATCTACCAGAGTTTTTGGATCATAAATTCTCTCATATGAAAGCATTAAGACTCCATCTTTTCTAAGTAAAAAGTGGATTATTTCTATATTTTTACTACTAGTTTCATCTTTTATAAGAGCTAAAATTTGATCATTCTCTTCACTATAAAGCACCTCTTTAGCCTCTTTTATATTCTTTTTTAGCTCAGCAAGCATACTTTCACTTTTTATATTTTTGTCAAATTTCACTCTAAAGCCTACAAAATGCTCATCAAAATTTTCATTTTTTAAAAAGTAAAAGCTCTCATCTTTGGCTGTATTTTTCTTATAAAAAACGCTTCCATCAAATTTAAAACTTTGAACCAAACTTAGCTCATCTGCAAAGCCAAAAATTCCAAAAAACATCAAGACAAAAAATAGAAATTTACGCATAAATTTGCACTCCAAATTTTTAAAAATTTGTCGCCATTTTGCCCAAAAATCGCTTAGCTTAATCAAAAAATAACAAAGCTTTTTATACAATCAAACATTTTTAATTTAAGGATCTTTTTGCAGTTACATCAAGCTAGCGAGCTTAGTATTCTTGTCGTTTTGGCATTTATCGTCTTTGCTTCGCCTTATATTTCTAAAATTTTACGCATTCCTGTCGCTCCTGCTGAGATAATACTTGGAGCACTAGCTAGCTACATCGGGCTTGTCGGCGAAAATGAGATGTTTAAGCTAATTAGCGAAGTTGGCTTTTTCTTTTTGATGTTTCTAGCTGGCATGGAGATCGATCTTAGAATGCTTATAAACATTGACCGCAAAATTTTGCGCCTAGGACTTATCTATCTTGCCCTCATCTACTCGCTAGCAACTGCACTTACGTTTAGTTTTAATCTTAGTTTGCTTTATATTATCATTATCCCGATAATGGCCGTTGGTATGATATTTACGCTATTTAAAGAGTATGGCAGAGATGTAAAATGGCTAAATTTAAGCATGCTTATTGCAACTATTGGTGAGCTTATAAGCATTACACTTTTGACATTTATAGCAGCCTATTTGCAGTTTGGAGCTAGTATAAATTTATGGCTAACGATTGGCTATTTGATCTTATTTTTAGCTATCAGCATACTTAGCTTTAAAATTTTAGATGTGCTTTTTTGGTGGTATCCTGGGCTTAAAGTGATCCTTATGCCACACTACGATAAGGACGAAAAAGATATTAGGTTAAGCATTGCGGTGTTTTTTTCGATGATTGCGCTTATGCTTTATTTAAATTTAGAAGTTGCCTTTGGCGCGTTTATCGCAGGTATGTTTATAGCGACATTTTTTGATCATAAAAAAGACTTACCGCACAAGCTTTCAAGCTTTGGATTTGGATTTTTGGTACCGATATTTTTTATACACATAGGCTCAACCTTTAAACTCTCAAGCCTAAGCTCAAATGAAGTGATAAAAGATGCTATTTTTATATTTTGTGCGATGCTTGCCACAAGGCTTTTCTCAAGTGTGTTATTTGTAGGAAAATTAGGATTTAAGGGGATATTTTTGTTTTCCCTCTCACAATCCATGCCACTAACACTTCTAGTAGCAGTTGCTACTATCGCACACAGATCAGGTGAGATAAGTGACTATTCTTACTCATCTTTTATCCTAGCAAGCCTAGCTCAAGCTATAATAGGGACAATAATTATAAAATTTCTAATGCAATCAAGAAGTAAGGAGTAAAAATGTCATCAAATACAGCTACGCTAACTGATAACAGAACCGGCAAGAGTTACGAGTTTCCTATACTAAAAGGCACTATGGGGCCTGATGTGATAGACATCTCGACATTTTTTAGTGATACTGGAATGTTTACTTTTGACAGAGGTTATACTTCAACTGCGATGTGTCGCTCGGCGATAACTTATATAGACGGCTTAAAAGGCGAGCTAATGTATAGAGGTTATGATATCGCGTATTTGGCCGAAAATAAGACATTTTTAGACGTGGCATATTTACTCTTAAACAAAGAGCTTCCAACAAATGATCAGTATATAAATTTTAAAACCGAGCTTAAAAAAAGAAGCTTTATACATGAAGGCATGATGAAGCTATTTGACGCATTCCCAGACAAAGCTCACCCTATGGCGATCTTGCAGGCAGCAGTCTCAGCCCTAAGTGCCTTTTACTCAGATCACTTAAATATGGATAAACCTGAAGAGTATCACGAGATGGCTATGCGTATAATCGCTAAAATTCCAACGATCGCGGCCTTTAGCTACCGCTACTCACGCGGACTTCCTATCATATATCCAAATTTAGATCGTGGCTTTACTGAAAATTTCCTCTACATGATGAGGGGCTATCCGTACGAGCACGTCGATCTTAAGCCAATCGAGATCAAGGCACTTGATACGGTCTTTATGCTACACGCAGATCACGAGCAAAATGCTTCAACTACGACTGTTAGGACTGTTGGCTCAACGCACGCTCACCCATACGCATGTATAAGTGCGGGCATCGGCGCACTTTGGGGCTGGGCTCATGGCGGCGCGAACGAGGGTGTCATCCGCCAGCTTGAAGAGATAGGCTCTGTAGCAAATGTCGATAGATACATCGCTAGAGCAAAGGATAAAAATGATCCATTTAGACTAATGGGCTTTGGTCACAGGGTCTATAAAAATTTTGATCCTCGCGCAAAAGTGCTCAAAAAAATGAGAGATCAGCTTATGGATGAGATAGGCATCAACTCAGAGCTTATCAAGATCGCAAACCGCATCGAGGAGATCGCGCTAAATGATGACTACTTTGTGAGCAGAAATTTATATCCAAATGTTGATTTTCACTCAGGGCTCATCCTAAAAGCGCTTGGCATACCAAACAATATGTTTGCCGTCATCTTCGTCATCGGTAGGACGCCAGGCTGGATCAGCCAGTGGATCGAGCTAAAAGAGCAAGACACTATAAAGATCGTCCGTCCAAGACAGCTTTATGTTGGAGAGACAAACAGAACACCAAAATGAGCGAGCTTTTAAATTTAGCTAAAAAAGCAGCCGTTAATGCTGGAGCGCAAATAATGAAATTTCACTCTGCAGATAATACGGCTCTTAAAGTCTGCCTAAAAGATGACAGCTCACCACTAACTAGCGCTGATCTAGCTGCAAATGAAGTGATACTAAAAGAGCTAAGCAAGAGCGGGATAAAAATTTGCTCTGAAGAGAGCATCTTACAAGAAAGCGACAAAGATGAGTTTTGGCTCGTAGATCCACTTGATGGCACTAAAGAATTTCTAGCTAGAAACG
This genomic window from Campylobacter concisus contains:
- a CDS encoding cation:proton antiporter, producing the protein MQLHQASELSILVVLAFIVFASPYISKILRIPVAPAEIILGALASYIGLVGENEMFKLISEVGFFFLMFLAGMEIDLRMLINIDRKILRLGLIYLALIYSLATALTFSFNLSLLYIIIIPIMAVGMIFTLFKEYGRDVKWLNLSMLIATIGELISITLLTFIAAYLQFGASINLWLTIGYLILFLAISILSFKILDVLFWWYPGLKVILMPHYDKDEKDIRLSIAVFFSMIALMLYLNLEVAFGAFIAGMFIATFFDHKKDLPHKLSSFGFGFLVPIFFIHIGSTFKLSSLSSNEVIKDAIFIFCAMLATRLFSSVLFVGKLGFKGIFLFSLSQSMPLTLLVAVATIAHRSGEISDYSYSSFILASLAQAIIGTIIIKFLMQSRSKE
- a CDS encoding citrate synthase, coding for MSSNTATLTDNRTGKSYEFPILKGTMGPDVIDISTFFSDTGMFTFDRGYTSTAMCRSAITYIDGLKGELMYRGYDIAYLAENKTFLDVAYLLLNKELPTNDQYINFKTELKKRSFIHEGMMKLFDAFPDKAHPMAILQAAVSALSAFYSDHLNMDKPEEYHEMAMRIIAKIPTIAAFSYRYSRGLPIIYPNLDRGFTENFLYMMRGYPYEHVDLKPIEIKALDTVFMLHADHEQNASTTTVRTVGSTHAHPYACISAGIGALWGWAHGGANEGVIRQLEEIGSVANVDRYIARAKDKNDPFRLMGFGHRVYKNFDPRAKVLKKMRDQLMDEIGINSELIKIANRIEEIALNDDYFVSRNLYPNVDFHSGLILKALGIPNNMFAVIFVIGRTPGWISQWIELKEQDTIKIVRPRQLYVGETNRTPK